From Pontibacter actiniarum, a single genomic window includes:
- the fumC gene encoding class II fumarate hydratase, which yields MQVRVEKDTMGPIEVPADKYWGAQTQRSKENFTIGGQRMPQEVVEAFAILKKSAAQANAELGVLAQDKAEIISQVCDEILEGKLNDQFPLVVWQTGSGTQSNMNVNEVVANRAHVLLGGDLMDEKKKIHPNDDVNKSQSSNDTFPTAMHIAAYKKVVEHTLPMVQKLHDTLKAKSEEFMDVVKIGRTHLMDATPLTLGQELSGYVKQLEYGMKALNNTLDHLKDLALGGSAVGTGLNTPEGYAELVAKKISQYAGHEFRTAPNKFEALAAHDAMVETSGALKQLAVSLMKIANDIRLLASGPRSGIAEITIPENEPGSSIMPGKVNPTQAEAMTMVCAQVIGNDVAISVGGMNGHFELNVFKPVMIYNLLMSAQLIGDACDSFDKHCAVGIEPNRERIKHNLENSLMLVTALNPHIGYDNAAKIAKKAHKEGTTLRQAAIDLGLLTNEQFDEWVKPEDMIGSLKK from the coding sequence ATGCAAGTTCGCGTAGAGAAAGACACGATGGGCCCTATCGAGGTGCCTGCAGACAAATACTGGGGCGCGCAGACACAGCGTTCGAAAGAAAACTTCACCATTGGCGGCCAGCGTATGCCGCAGGAGGTGGTAGAGGCCTTTGCTATACTTAAGAAATCAGCCGCACAGGCTAACGCTGAGCTGGGCGTACTGGCGCAGGACAAAGCCGAGATCATCTCTCAGGTATGCGATGAGATTCTGGAGGGCAAGCTGAACGACCAGTTCCCGCTGGTGGTGTGGCAGACAGGCTCAGGCACACAGTCGAACATGAACGTGAATGAGGTGGTAGCCAACCGCGCACACGTACTGCTGGGCGGCGACCTGATGGATGAGAAGAAGAAAATTCACCCGAACGACGACGTGAACAAGTCGCAGTCTTCTAACGACACCTTCCCGACAGCCATGCACATTGCCGCTTACAAAAAAGTGGTGGAGCACACGCTGCCAATGGTACAGAAACTGCACGACACGCTGAAAGCGAAGTCTGAGGAGTTTATGGACGTGGTGAAGATTGGCCGCACGCACCTGATGGACGCCACGCCGCTGACGCTGGGCCAGGAGCTGTCGGGCTATGTGAAGCAGCTGGAGTACGGGATGAAGGCGCTCAACAACACGCTTGATCACCTGAAAGACCTCGCGCTGGGCGGATCTGCCGTAGGTACAGGCTTAAACACGCCGGAGGGCTATGCAGAACTGGTAGCGAAGAAGATTTCTCAGTACGCGGGCCACGAGTTCCGTACGGCTCCAAATAAATTCGAGGCGCTGGCCGCACACGATGCCATGGTAGAAACTTCTGGCGCGTTGAAGCAGCTGGCTGTTTCCCTGATGAAGATCGCCAACGATATCCGTTTGCTGGCTTCTGGCCCACGCTCTGGTATTGCGGAAATCACGATCCCGGAAAACGAGCCGGGCTCTTCTATCATGCCGGGTAAGGTAAACCCAACGCAGGCTGAGGCCATGACCATGGTTTGCGCCCAGGTAATCGGTAACGACGTGGCCATCTCGGTTGGCGGCATGAACGGCCACTTCGAGCTGAACGTGTTTAAGCCGGTGATGATCTACAACCTGCTGATGAGCGCCCAGCTGATCGGCGATGCCTGCGACTCTTTCGACAAGCACTGTGCCGTGGGTATCGAGCCAAACAGAGAGCGCATCAAGCACAACCTGGAGAACTCGCTGATGCTGGTAACTGCCCTTAACCCGCACATCGGGTACGACAACGCCGCCAAGATCGCGAAGAAAGCCCACAAAGAGGGTACTACGCTTCGCCAGGCAGCCATCGACCTTGGCCTGCTTACCAACGAGCAGTTCGACGAGTGGGTGAAGCCAGAAGACATGATCGGCAGCTTGAAGAAGTAA
- a CDS encoding DUF962 domain-containing protein: MRTMQQWFDEYGQSHQNHTNKLIHWVCVPLIFFSVIGLLASIPSGALKAPFPPQVQPYVHFGTVVVALGLLFYLRLSVGMFLGMALVCAVVLWAVHAVQASFDTPLWLICLVIFVLAWAGQFYGHKVEGKKPSFLKDLQFLMIGPAWLLGFIYRKLGIPY, encoded by the coding sequence ATGAGAACAATGCAACAATGGTTTGACGAGTACGGCCAAAGCCACCAGAACCATACGAACAAGCTTATCCACTGGGTTTGCGTGCCCTTGATCTTCTTCAGCGTTATTGGGCTGCTGGCCAGTATCCCAAGCGGGGCCCTGAAAGCGCCTTTCCCGCCTCAGGTGCAGCCGTATGTGCACTTCGGCACGGTGGTGGTGGCGCTGGGGCTGCTGTTTTACCTGCGCCTGTCGGTAGGGATGTTTCTGGGCATGGCGCTGGTTTGCGCAGTGGTACTGTGGGCCGTGCACGCGGTGCAGGCGAGCTTCGACACGCCGCTCTGGCTTATCTGCCTGGTTATCTTCGTGCTGGCCTGGGCCGGGCAGTTCTACGGGCATAAAGTAGAGGGCAAAAAACCGTCCTTTCTAAAGGACCTGCAGTTCCTGATGATTGGCCCGGCGTGGTTACTGGGTTTTATCTATCGGAAATTGGGGATACCGTATTAA